ACTCTATCGAAGCCCAGAGACACTGGACAAGATGATGAGACCTGAGGACTGTTCTTGTTCGCAAAGTGTTGAGaacttctgttttttttttaaattctgtgTAATAAACTTATTCTTTGATTATTTTCTGGAGAATAGCTAAATGTAAAACTAAAACTATCGGAGCGCTTCGTTGCAATGTTTTCCTTAGAGCTGGCCATCCGGACTGCCAGACGTCCGGGTATCCGGATTTTTGGCATCCGGATTCCCTTCCTTTAGCCACGCCCACATAGTCCCCACATTTCACAGTGAGGCGCGGAACCCAGAAAATGACCGGATATACGCTACCATAATTTTCAGCATCATTTGCCACCCTTGGAGTCTCCGTGTACATAATAGCTATTATAATAGACGACATTGCTGGTGAAATCGAGGAACTtaagaattaaaaactaatgtgattttatgtaaaaacaataaagttttatttttcaaacgtgAAATTGatgttccaattttcatagttgaaaaaaagtttgagggGGGGAGTTCaatggaaataaaatttatttattcccaatcttcaaaaaatttgaagtgaaCATTTTCGTTCTTTATTCATTCTATTATTGCAAACTTGGAATTTGACAAAAAGTGATACAATGTCGAAGAAACCGAGAGTCCCAGAAGTCGCCGAGGTAAGATTTTGGTGTTAATTGATTTGATGAAGTAATTAAAAGCGCAACCAGACGGAAAATATAGCGATTTGTGTGTCAAACatacggtatccggtctcAAAACGGCAACATTTCGTTCAATGCAAAAAGCttcgcgcctttaaagagtaattccaaacttttcttTATGTGTAatattcatcgattttcacaGTTGTTTTCGCTATGTCGCAACATTTCGGTTTTCGAGAAGCAATATCCTATGTTCACTAAATGTTGAAGTTCCTTACTAAATGCGCACAGACAGTTTTATTCggatgggtctcggcgcgcaaaaaattttatggtagttattttttaagtttgagcTGCGAAATCTGTTTTTAAAGATGTTTACagagaaacagaaaacaacaaaCCGATCGAAACCGcataaatttaaacaattaactaccataaactttttttgcgcgccgagacccatttgaatttaaaaagaGGGGTACAATGTCGCATTCGCAATATTCGAAAAACGACCGTACTCATTTCTCGGATAATGACGTCACGCATGTTTTGAACTGACATCGTATTGTAAATCGAATATGACGTCACAGTTCCTGAAAAATGGTCCCAAAGGTCAAACACAAGTTGACTCTCAGTTTTAATATTACAGATGAGTGCTGTTTCTGACAACGATGTAATCAAGGAAAAAGGAGCACGTGATAAGATGTTCCAGAAACAAAGTGATGAATCTAATAGTAGACTGAAATTTGCGAATGTTGTCGCCAAAATCAAtcctttaattttcagaaatgtttgctgaacattttattaaaacCCTGCTTGCCTGCAAAGGAATGACTAAGATTCGAACCATGGACATTTTTAGATTGATTCGTAAGACACATAGAATGCTGAAATAAAACTCAAAAGCTTTCAGACATTTGCAAAAAGATCTTCACAGTTCAGAAAAGTATGGTTGAGATTGACGGTCCTGTTCGCATCTGTGGGGATCTTCACGGTCAATATCCCGATTTGATTCGTCTTTTTGCGCAGGTACtggtggttttttttgaaaaatttgtagaattgtGAGTGTTTCAGGGTGGTTTCCCACCAGACTCCAATTATCTTTTCCTTGGAGATTACGTTGATCGTGGGTCATTTAATCTGGAAGTGATCCTACTTTGCTTGGCGTATAAAGCCCGTTACCCCAATAATTTCATGATGCTACGTGGAAATCACGAAGTTATTCATATTAATGAGAAATATGGGTTCAAGGATGaggtttttaatcgaaaagGGGAATATCACGACGAACTATATCCCGAATTTAATGTAAGTTAGATTTCAGGATGAGGTAAATAATAGCTCTTTTTGTAGGAAATGATGGATATGATGCCGCTGGTTGCATTGGTTGGTGGAAGGATTCTTTGCATGCATGGAGGACTGTCACAGCACATCAAGTCACTGGATGATCTCAGAAATTTGAGACGGtatccttttttttctagaacagATTTTGTATCGGGTACAGTTAAAGTATGCGAAGAGCTGCGAGTAGAAACTTATATTTACGAGAAGCTACCACTGGGATGACACTCATAAAACGTCGGCTAGTAGCACCTACTGGTAGATATTAggctaaaaaaacaaaaaaaaactttagtcCGTTCCATTCGGAAGACGAGTGCCTCGAAAATGACATCATGTGGTCGGATCCGGCAAAAGTGTCAGGCTGGACTGCCAATCCACGTGGCGCAAGTGTTCAGTTTGGTGAGAACGAGGTGAAGGAGATGTGCAAGCTTCTGGACATTGATTTGATTGTTCGTGGACATCAAGTTGTACAGGACGGATATGAGTTTTTTGCAGGAAAGAAACTTGTGGTATGCAGCATCGTAACTTTATCATAActttaatgatttttatttttattttacagacCGTCTTCTCCGCTCCTCATTACATGCAATCGTTCACTAACAGCGCAGCGGTCTGCAAGGTTTCTGCTGGACTAGAAGTCTCATTTGAAGTGCTGAAACCGGAGGACATTAGGGTGGAGGAGATTAAATGCAGTGCAGAATCTTCTTGTGCATCCGATATGCAACAATGAGACGATGAAGAATGGACTTAGATGATAACTCGCAATACGGcatataaacattttcatgTGATTCAAAGATTGTTCTCGAGTTTACGTTATGGGTCTTAAAGATTCCAGTACTTTACCATATGATTAGACCCGCCTTTTCACTTGCTCTTTGGGACCCAACAAGAGCCGCCAATAGTGGGTCGTGAATCGTCTTAAGatcttgttttcaattttctgaaatcttaCTCTCTTTCCTTATTCACTTGTAATCTCAATTATTTAATAGAATAAAAGATCTAAGTATATCAATTATAGGATTTTTGTTTCCCTTTATCTCCATCCAAATCACTTTTCTCTTCCTCGCTCTCATGcttaattgaaaatcttttgaatCTCTTCGGATAACGAGAACCATATTCTGCGTTGGTCTTCTCAAGCACCTGAACTGCATCAAAGTATCTTGCCTCAGCTTGAGCAATACTAAACATGGCGAATGTTACTgcaaatgttcattttttggcttagtgattaatttgaaatcaacTCACTGAATGCTTCATGCCAATGAATCAGTTTATCCCGAACGTAAGCTTCGCTGTCCGGATTCTTGTCATTAAGCTTGAGAGAGTAGTAAAAACAGATGACCACATTAAATAGGTTGGTGATGATTACGGTCGTctggaataatttttcgtttcgaAAGTTTATCAGGTTTCTATAATATGCTATTCAAAGTAAAGATACTTCCCGGGGTCTAaagactatttttgaaaataaggcGAGTCTCTATGAAAAGTAGCTACTTATGGCCAaatagatttatttttcaagaagatATTTTTTACAGAAGTTTGATACTCTATTTTGGTAAGATCTAGATGCGAACTACAGTAGCCGTGGATGAAATGCGATTGCTCTGATtgactttttgttttgttgaaagaAGTCGAAGAAAATTGGCACAATCTTATAAAATACTGTTCAACCCTCTAATCAAACTTACCAAACACTTTTGCACAACCTCCCAATTATGTTTATTTCCATCAAGACCATGAAAGAAAGAGAATGCATTTGATAACATAATAATTAGAAGAGTTACAGAAGTGAAGTGAGGCATTTTGAAATCATATTCTTCTGGACAAATGTAGTATCGAATAGCATTAGATACTTGAAGGAACAGAAATATATACCTATAGCGAATACCAAATAGCTTCGGTGGTTGAATAGacgaataatttttgttcatgttttcctatcaaaaagttcacaGAACAGGTGATAGTTGGGCTCggttgaagaagaagaaaaataaataaagagatgaaaaagaaagaaaggtGCAACTACTTCTACTTCTCCAAGTTCTTCTGTCTTCTGAGCTTCTGGTCTGAGCTTATCAGTATATCAGGATGCGCGTTGCTAAGCAATACTTGAAGCTGCTGCTGAGGGTGGTGAGTGAATTCACGAAGAAGTCAGATGGAGACAACAAGCAAAATGTACACTTCTCCTTCACTCTTTCTCTTACTTATCAATCACCCATGGGAATTTGAGCTGTTATTGTGTGCTAGATAAGGTATATTGCATATCCAATGGGGAAATgagtagaaaaataattagattTTCTTGCTCGATTAATTTCGTTTCAATGATATGATTTCATTTTGAGCGTTTTTTATTAACTTCCTTAGAATTTTACCGTCCAATATTATTATACTATTTACAAATCTGAcatgattactgtagatacGCCATGAATGGAAAAACACTGTAAACCGAATCTGAAATGCAAAAGATTCAAGACACACAGTCtgaccaaaattttccaggcaACATGAAtctcaacaacttttttaactgtagaaaattttcaaaatgaattgaaatgtttttaaaataccgATGGTCAACGAGCCAATGTTaaacttgtatttttgtaGACACCAGGGCTGTGCAGCAAATTTCACAATTACAGATTTACTatgtacaaaatttgaaatttttttttgaaaattgccacaacaaattttaaaagggAAATTagatcaaaaactgattttaataaaataacataggtttgaatttttacgtACTCAGAAAACCTCGAGCCACTTCAGcttagaaaaaaatgatttctgaTTAGCTTTTTGACCAATTAGAGTCACCGttagaaatgtttttcagttgaTTAGAAGTGGTCTGATCACAAACATGCAAAATGATTTTAAGCTAATTAGTAAAGTTATCTGTGTCAGTAATTTTGTGcgctccaaaaaatattacaaaaagaTTTGCCAAAGCTCGAAAAACTTCTAAGTCTGCTGCAGATATCTGATTGACACTGCAAGTTTCACATCAATcagctttaaatttttatgtttgttcacagaaaaaagttgagattTACAATTGAAAGCGATATGTTCAGAAAAAGTGTTGCTCGTagtgttttcttcaaatatataCAGAATGAGAGGAAGTTGCTTAGAAGTGTCTTCTCAAAAACCATTCGGAAACTTGTGGAGGGAGAAGCTTCGAGTAAGCAGCTTGCATTCCACCAGTGGTTTCCTGAcgctttttgatgtttttagtGAACATATCACGGAGTGTGCTAGCTTCGCATtctgtaattttaatttattgaattttgactgaaaacatgaaatgaACCTTACCTGACAAAATGACAACCAAGATGAGTAGGACGGCTAGAATATTCaagttcattttgaaattttgagtttataattttatttttaaaacagtaaatgttaattttc
The nucleotide sequence above comes from Caenorhabditis elegans chromosome III. Encoded proteins:
- the C23G10.11 gene encoding Neuropeptide-Like Protein (Partially confirmed by transcript evidence), with translation MNLNILAVLLILVVILSECEASTLRDMFTKNIKKRQETTGGMQAAYSKLLPPQVSEWFLRRHF
- the C23G10.1 gene encoding Serine/threonine-protein phosphatase C23G10.1 (Confirmed by transcript evidence), whose translation is MSKKPRVPEVAEMSAVSDNDVIKEKGARDKMFQKQSDESNKMFAEHFIKTLLACKGMTKIRTMDIFRLIHICKKIFTVQKSMVEIDGPVRICGDLHGQYPDLIRLFAQGGFPPDSNYLFLGDYVDRGSFNLEVILLCLAYKARYPNNFMMLRGNHEVIHINEKYGFKDEVFNRKGEYHDELYPEFNEMMDMMPLVALVGGRILCMHGGLSQHIKSLDDLRNLRRPFHSEDECLENDIMWSDPAKVSGWTANPRGASVQFGENEVKEMCKLLDIDLIVRGHQVVQDGYEFFAGKKLVTVFSAPHYMQSFTNSAAVCKVSAGLEVSFEVLKPEDIRVEEIKCSAESSCASDMQQ
- the C23G10.1 gene encoding Serine/threonine-protein phosphatase C23G10.1 (Confirmed by transcript evidence) — protein: MSKKTRVPEVADDCTKTVYPDPIPMPTCPQLINDGTSCFLNIILQMLKRANFHDHFKGDWQKGKQKMLMHKELQQIFNGKPGPKDVSRLREMFSNEALKDGPHPLLVALKCLIKMSAVSDNDVIKEKGARDKMFQKQSDESNKMFAEHFIKTLLACKGMTKIRTMDIFRLIHICKKIFTVQKSMVEIDGPVRICGDLHGQYPDLIRLFAQGGFPPDSNYLFLGDYVDRGSFNLEVILLCLAYKARYPNNFMMLRGNHEVIHINEKYGFKDEVFNRKGEYHDELYPEFNEMMDMMPLVALVGGRILCMHGGLSQHIKSLDDLRNLRRPFHSEDECLENDIMWSDPAKVSGWTANPRGASVQFGENEVKEMCKLLDIDLIVRGHQVVQDGYEFFAGKKLVTVFSAPHYMQSFTNSAAVCKVSAGLEVSFEVLKPEDIRVEEIKCSAESSCASDMQQ
- the C23G10.10 gene encoding uncharacterized protein (Confirmed by transcript evidence), whose product is MPHFTSVTLLIIMLSNAFSFFHGLDGNKHNWEVVQKCLTTVIITNLFNVVICFYYSLKLNDKNPDSEAYVRDKLIHWHEAFITFAMFSIAQAEARYFDAVQVLEKTNAEYGSRYPKRFKRFSIKHESEEEKSDLDGDKGKQKSYN